From Argopecten irradians isolate NY chromosome 2, Ai_NY, whole genome shotgun sequence, the proteins below share one genomic window:
- the LOC138316047 gene encoding uncharacterized protein, with translation MTLVESFLWLPLTVLGQLAKVIEVFLFLMIDCYDIYVYSPLQRWLSPVVATIPRSLTINGRVCDVFTANIVSWSRTVLVIPIAVSLKYQYSVIGFLLVVVHDFLDHVDGIVAKQHRKMFGQVDDPLLGGFMDAFCDKIVNVLSLWTILMVTDFATMTFQESLLLLFSCVVIMGYEFVIGVVRVQDYFRAYYQREHSIPTTSDHTASTTSVMEGKLKEKLESMGIAFLCLGQSSHNTTTSFSGIVGIACLLLSVRLAHASLCQKLNARKNPKKSLDGSDSTVQAEGKRRTRKISQSDDRKKRTDQKYSQTEEIKLDTAPPQTEIPVKFDRKLSYEDFGNDSSRSYEDILENDPHLKDMLHRLVRQNSVPTIGLDGRVDKVYTVGCFDLFHDGHRRLLHRLKAIGKHVIVGVHDSRSIFKLKKRVPIDSTERRMFNVKEIADVVYCIAGTDPTPFLSCIINTNDQCSSVYVRGDDMEKFPAREFCEKLMPVTFLPYSTGVSSTKIRKEQHSSSSFGPHVKADHEDILY, from the exons ATGACGCTTGTCGAGTCGTTCCTTTGGCTGCCTCTAACAGTGCTTGGACAGTTAGCCAAGGTCATTGAAGTCTTCTTGTTTCTGATG atagATTGTTACGACATCTATGTATACTCACCATTACAAAGATGGCTCTCGCCAGTGGTTGCTACAATACCTCGTTCCTTGACCATAAATGGACGTGTCTGCGATGTTTTCACGGCTAATATTGTATCATGGTCGCGCACAGTTTTGGTTATCCCAATAGCTGTTAGTCTCAA GTACCAGTACTCGGTTATAGGCTTCCTGTTGGTAGTGGTGCACGACTTTCTGGATCATGTAGACGGTATTGTGGCGAAACAGCACAGGAAAATGTTCGGCCAGGTGGACGATCCTTTATTGGGAGGTTTCATGGACGCTTTCTGTGACAAG ATCGTGAATGTTCTGAGCCTCTGGACGATACTGATGGTCACCGATTTCGCCACTATGACTTTCCAAGAGTCGCTGTTATTGCTTTTCTCCTGCGTCGTCATCATGGGATACGAGTTCGTCATAGGCGTTGTACGTGTACAGGACTACTTTAGGGCCTATTATCAAAG AGAACACAGTATACCAACAACCAGCGATCACACCGCCAGCACAACGTCTGTCATGGAGGGGAAACTGAAGGAAAAACTTGAGTCCATGGGGATCGCCTTTCTTTGTCTGGGTCAGAGTTCACACAACACAACGACatctttct CTGGAATTGTAGGAATCGCCTGCCTTCTTCTGTCGGTTCGCCTCGCACATGCGTCATTATGTCAGAAACTGAATGCCAGGAAAAATCCCAAGAAAAGTCTAGATGGGTCAGATTCTACCGTTCAAGCGGAAGGTAAAAGACGAACAAGGAAAATTTCACAATCAGACGATAGAAAGAAACGGACAGATCAGAAATACAGTCAAACC GAAGAAATCAAACTGGATACAGCTCCCCCACAGACGGAAATACCGGTCAAATTCGACAGGAAACTCTCTTACGAGGACTTTGGGAATGACAG TTCCAGGTCGTATGAGGATATTTTAGAAAATGATCCTCATTTAAAGGACATGCTCCACCGTCTGGTTCGACAGAACTCTGTGCCCACTATAGGTCTTGACGGACGTGTAGACAAAGTGTATACGGTGGGATGTTTCGACCTGTTTCACGACGGTCATCGCCGTCTGCTGCATCGCTTGAAAGCCATCGGTAAACAT GTGATTGTGGGAGTCCACGACAGCAGAAGTATCTTCAAACTGAAGAAGCGAGTGCCAATTGATAGTACGGAGAGACGGATGTTCAACGTGAAAGAGATAGCAGATGTC GTGTACTGTATTGCCGGGACTGATCCCACGCCGTTCTTATCGTGTATCATCAACACCAACGACCAATGTTCCAGTGTCTACGTCCGAGGTGATGATATGGAGAAGTTCCCTGCACGAGAATTTTGTGAGAAGTTGATGCCAGTCACATTCCTGCCTTATTCTACAGGAGTTTCCTCGACCAAGATTCGCAAAGAACAACATAGCTCGTCCAGTTTCGGGCCTCACGTCAAAGCAGACCATGAAGATATTCTATACTGA